Proteins encoded by one window of Kribbella italica:
- a CDS encoding helix-turn-helix domain-containing protein — MLRIHFTPRDLARVTISTKPAPLWEILLSLHMLQHSDGRLVFDDWRKHVRTKVAPDQMRLLLELMPARGYSPDFLTPADCPSDFDSALEKALSTPQQQVRSELDLLSKYRPVSPWTRELAQGDRSAMRKLGHAIRTYHDAAIAPYWRSIGTHVAADQAHRGDALARHGVDRLLSSLHPRVRWVAPVLQVLDMNDRDFYLDGRGIELQPSAFCWQVPTKLRDPGLKPILVYPIQHAPGILRQSSDAGRPSDALGSLLGSTRAAALEAAVEGCTTTELAKRCSISPAAASHQATVLREAGLITTRRAGASVKHEVTQLGIWLLSGYGSGGLRHDKRPAPTP; from the coding sequence GTGCTCCGCATCCACTTCACCCCGCGCGATCTCGCCCGGGTGACGATCTCGACCAAGCCCGCCCCGCTGTGGGAGATCCTGCTCAGCCTGCACATGCTGCAGCACTCCGACGGGCGGCTGGTGTTCGACGACTGGCGCAAGCACGTCCGGACCAAGGTCGCGCCGGACCAGATGCGCCTGCTGCTCGAGCTGATGCCGGCCCGCGGCTACTCCCCCGACTTCCTGACGCCGGCCGACTGCCCGTCGGACTTCGACAGCGCGCTGGAGAAGGCCCTGTCGACTCCGCAGCAGCAGGTCCGCTCCGAGCTCGACCTGCTCAGCAAGTACCGGCCGGTCTCGCCGTGGACCCGTGAGCTGGCCCAGGGCGACCGCTCGGCGATGCGGAAGCTGGGTCACGCGATCCGGACGTACCACGACGCCGCCATCGCGCCGTACTGGAGATCGATCGGTACGCATGTGGCGGCCGACCAGGCACACCGCGGTGACGCGCTCGCCCGGCACGGGGTGGACCGCCTGCTTTCGTCGCTGCACCCTCGGGTCCGCTGGGTCGCGCCCGTGCTGCAGGTGCTCGACATGAACGACCGCGACTTCTATCTGGACGGCCGCGGCATCGAGCTGCAGCCGTCGGCGTTCTGCTGGCAGGTGCCGACCAAGCTGCGCGACCCGGGGCTGAAGCCGATCCTGGTCTACCCGATCCAGCACGCGCCGGGCATCCTGCGGCAGTCCTCCGACGCGGGCCGGCCGTCCGACGCCCTCGGCTCCCTGCTCGGCTCCACCCGGGCAGCGGCGCTGGAGGCAGCGGTCGAAGGCTGTACGACGACCGAGCTGGCCAAGCGCTGCAGCATCTCCCCCGCCGCAGCCAGCCACCAGGCGACCGTGCTGCGCGAGGCCGGGCTGATCACCACCCGCCGAGCAGGTGCGTCGGTGAAGCACGAGGTCACCCAGCTGGGCATCTGGCTGCTGTCCGGGTACGGCTCCGGCGGGCTGCGCCACGACAAGCGGCCGGCCCCCACGCCGTAG
- a CDS encoding AfsR/SARP family transcriptional regulator, whose protein sequence is MTARGLERPQVAIRLLGAVSVQLDGRSVELGGDRLRSLLAILALTAGDSVPTALLVERIWGEAPPANAGPSLHTLMTRLRRAVGAELVTTGPAGYSLRVEPEQVDVLRFARLLRAAAQSVERVEERDAIDEALALWGGRPFAGVRSDWLETVELPRLEEQYLAAVERRFDLRSLERSPQNRGEELSELRRLTVAYPLRESLWARFLRLLARSGRTAEALELYDEVRNRIADDLGVDPGAELRTVFDELNGTRTRSSRRVAPSQLPSDVLGFTGRKEVLAELDGVLAGRDPESTVAVVLHGPGGVGKTSLAVHWSHLAAEQFPDGLLFVDLGGYGPGAPVDPSVALGYLLHALGVPASQIPAEVDGRSALLRSTLANQRVLLVLDNALNAEQVRPLLPGMGAVVLITSRSRLRGLVAREGARQVAVDQLSTADARSLLTGRIGLPDSGSVQLLDQLADRCNHLPLALVIAAEQVARRSGSALAELVGELTEHQLDAFDASDDPATDLRAVFSWSYRTLDPEAARFFRMLSIYPGRRFAPQSAAALTGHDDRTAGKLLRRLTDLHLAVETSANRFQLHDLLRAYAAEELVKATDDVDAAWERLLDWAVQSAVAARLVLGEPRKLHYVDQPLPGTVPLTFADQPAARAWFDLELRGLMAVVVGGAARGMHAQAARLGLLLWNALSRLVSPDEALAIQQVAVESARQVGHPMLAALATNQLATSHGARGDLVQAEAELVSALAMFTQIGNPAGIALVRGNLGFLRQLEGKYDEAVEHQRAALEITRAQGDDHATAGLLNNLAMTYNESGRYAEARLTAIECVRICKDLTDLRPLCFVNDTLGQAYVGLGEVELATERFAAAVMLNLRIGSPAAAVGSQVRLGRAWQGTDDAAAKQAWTYALELIDDHGQGLLDNLRAEVEGLLADVQS, encoded by the coding sequence ATGACGGCACGAGGGCTGGAGCGGCCGCAGGTCGCCATCCGGTTGCTCGGTGCTGTCTCGGTCCAGCTGGACGGCCGCTCGGTCGAGCTCGGTGGGGACCGGCTGCGGTCGTTGCTCGCGATCCTCGCGCTGACCGCCGGCGACAGCGTGCCGACGGCGCTGCTGGTCGAGCGGATCTGGGGTGAGGCGCCGCCGGCGAACGCCGGGCCGAGCCTGCATACGTTGATGACCAGGCTCCGGCGGGCTGTCGGGGCCGAGCTGGTGACGACCGGTCCGGCCGGGTACAGCCTGCGCGTGGAGCCCGAGCAGGTCGACGTACTGCGGTTTGCCCGGCTGCTGCGGGCGGCTGCTCAGTCCGTCGAGCGCGTGGAGGAGCGGGATGCGATCGACGAGGCCCTGGCGTTGTGGGGTGGTCGGCCGTTCGCCGGTGTGCGGTCCGACTGGCTGGAGACGGTCGAGCTGCCGCGACTCGAGGAGCAGTACCTGGCCGCAGTGGAGCGTCGCTTCGACCTGCGCTCGCTGGAACGGTCACCGCAGAACCGGGGCGAGGAGCTGTCCGAGCTGCGCCGGCTCACCGTGGCGTACCCGTTGCGGGAGTCCCTCTGGGCGCGCTTCCTCCGCCTGCTCGCCCGCAGCGGCCGTACGGCGGAAGCACTCGAGCTGTACGACGAAGTGCGCAACCGCATCGCTGACGACCTCGGTGTCGACCCCGGCGCCGAGCTACGCACGGTCTTCGACGAGCTGAACGGGACGCGGACCAGGTCGTCCCGCCGGGTCGCACCGAGCCAGCTGCCGTCCGACGTACTCGGCTTCACCGGTCGCAAGGAGGTCCTGGCCGAGCTGGACGGCGTACTGGCCGGCCGTGACCCGGAGAGCACGGTCGCAGTGGTCCTGCACGGACCAGGCGGCGTCGGGAAGACCAGCCTGGCTGTGCACTGGAGTCATCTGGCCGCCGAGCAGTTCCCGGACGGGCTGCTCTTCGTGGACCTGGGCGGCTACGGGCCGGGCGCACCCGTGGATCCCTCGGTGGCGCTGGGCTATCTGCTGCACGCTCTCGGCGTACCGGCTTCGCAGATCCCTGCGGAGGTCGACGGACGGAGTGCGCTGCTGCGGTCCACGCTCGCCAACCAGCGTGTCCTGCTGGTCCTCGACAACGCGCTCAACGCCGAGCAAGTCAGGCCGCTGCTGCCAGGAATGGGCGCAGTCGTGCTGATCACCAGCAGGAGCAGGCTGCGTGGCCTGGTCGCGCGGGAGGGCGCTCGGCAGGTAGCGGTCGACCAGCTGTCGACTGCTGACGCCAGGAGCCTGCTCACCGGCCGAATCGGGCTGCCGGACTCGGGAAGCGTGCAGCTGCTCGACCAGCTGGCGGATCGCTGCAACCACCTGCCGCTGGCACTGGTGATCGCGGCCGAGCAGGTGGCCAGGAGGTCGGGCTCAGCGCTGGCTGAGCTTGTCGGTGAGCTGACCGAGCACCAGCTGGACGCGTTCGACGCGAGCGACGACCCGGCGACCGACCTGCGCGCGGTGTTCTCCTGGTCGTACCGGACGCTCGACCCGGAGGCAGCGCGGTTCTTTCGGATGCTGAGCATCTATCCAGGACGGCGGTTCGCCCCGCAGTCGGCGGCAGCGCTCACCGGCCACGACGACAGGACTGCCGGCAAGCTGCTGCGGCGACTGACCGACCTGCACCTCGCTGTGGAGACCAGTGCCAACAGGTTCCAGCTGCACGACCTGCTGCGCGCCTACGCGGCAGAGGAACTGGTGAAGGCGACCGACGACGTCGATGCGGCCTGGGAGCGGTTGCTGGACTGGGCGGTGCAGTCGGCGGTTGCAGCGCGGCTGGTGCTCGGCGAGCCCCGCAAGCTGCACTACGTCGACCAGCCGCTGCCCGGGACGGTCCCGCTGACGTTTGCTGACCAGCCGGCCGCGCGGGCGTGGTTCGACCTCGAGCTGCGTGGGCTGATGGCGGTGGTGGTCGGTGGTGCCGCGCGGGGGATGCACGCCCAGGCCGCACGGCTAGGACTGCTGCTGTGGAACGCGTTGTCGCGGCTGGTGAGTCCGGACGAGGCACTGGCGATCCAGCAGGTCGCGGTGGAGTCAGCCCGACAGGTCGGCCACCCGATGCTGGCGGCGCTCGCGACGAACCAGCTGGCCACCAGCCACGGCGCACGCGGTGACCTGGTGCAGGCGGAGGCGGAGCTGGTCAGCGCACTGGCGATGTTCACCCAGATCGGCAACCCGGCGGGCATCGCGCTGGTCCGCGGCAACCTCGGCTTCCTGCGGCAGCTCGAGGGCAAGTACGACGAAGCCGTCGAGCACCAGCGGGCGGCCCTGGAGATCACCCGGGCCCAGGGCGACGACCACGCCACGGCCGGACTGCTGAACAACCTGGCGATGACCTACAACGAGTCCGGCCGGTACGCCGAGGCGCGGCTGACCGCGATCGAGTGCGTCCGGATCTGCAAGGACCTCACCGACCTGCGGCCGCTGTGCTTCGTCAACGACACCCTCGGCCAGGCGTACGTCGGGCTCGGCGAGGTCGAGCTGGCGACCGAACGGTTCGCGGCCGCGGTGATGCTGAACCTGCGGATCGGCAGCCCGGCCGCCGCGGTCGGTTCGCAGGTCCGGCTCGGCCGCGCGTGGCAGGGCACGGACGACGCCGCCGCCAAGCAGGCGTGGACCTACGCGCTGGAGCTGATCGACGACCACGGCCAAGGCCTGCTGGACAACCTGCGCGCCGAGGTCGAGGGCCTGCTGGCCGACGTGCAGAGCTGA
- a CDS encoding helix-turn-helix domain-containing protein: MLRIHFTSQDLARTTLAEEPDPLWEVLLSLHQLQVQDGTAHYGHWRERTRRQLPRPASRLLHLAPPRGYSPDFLTPAQHTGTFDEGVERVLCTSRGRFQQELQLLSVRRPASSWTRELAHGRGEAVKGLGQAMHTYHQSAIAPYWESMRTIVRADHQQKVSHLSGAGVDRLLGHIHPAVRWESPVLTVDGLPDSDLHLDGRGLRLQPSVFCWRTPTKLLDPNLPPVLVYPVKQGVGALRRGTAEQRSRPLAALLGTTRAAALEAIADGCTTTELAQRCSISLAGASRQAGILREAGLITTRRAGQAVRHDLTTLGRLVLDGCGAPIG; encoded by the coding sequence GTGCTGCGGATTCATTTCACCAGTCAGGACCTGGCTCGGACCACGCTCGCCGAAGAACCGGACCCGCTGTGGGAGGTGCTGCTGAGCCTGCACCAGCTGCAGGTCCAGGACGGTACTGCCCACTACGGCCACTGGCGCGAGCGGACCCGCCGGCAGCTGCCCCGGCCCGCTTCCCGGCTGCTGCACCTCGCTCCCCCGCGCGGCTACTCCCCTGACTTCCTGACCCCCGCGCAGCACACCGGCACCTTCGACGAGGGAGTCGAGCGAGTGCTGTGCACCTCCCGCGGCCGCTTCCAGCAGGAGCTCCAACTGCTCTCCGTACGGCGTCCTGCGTCGAGCTGGACGCGGGAGCTGGCCCACGGCCGCGGCGAGGCGGTCAAGGGCCTCGGCCAGGCCATGCACACCTACCACCAGTCGGCCATCGCGCCGTACTGGGAGTCGATGCGGACCATCGTCCGTGCGGATCACCAGCAGAAGGTCAGCCACCTGTCAGGCGCCGGAGTGGACCGGCTGCTCGGCCACATCCACCCAGCCGTCCGCTGGGAGTCCCCGGTCCTCACTGTCGACGGGCTGCCGGACTCGGACCTGCACCTGGACGGCCGCGGCCTTCGCCTGCAGCCGTCGGTGTTCTGCTGGCGTACGCCGACCAAGCTGCTCGACCCGAACCTGCCGCCGGTACTGGTCTACCCGGTCAAGCAAGGCGTGGGCGCACTACGGCGCGGCACAGCCGAGCAGCGGTCACGCCCGCTGGCCGCACTGCTCGGCACCACCCGCGCAGCCGCGCTGGAGGCGATCGCAGACGGCTGTACGACGACCGAGCTGGCCCAGCGCTGCAGCATCTCGCTGGCCGGAGCCAGCCGCCAGGCAGGCATCCTGCGCGAGGCCGGACTGATCACCACGCGCCGGGCGGGCCAGGCCGTGCGCCACGACCTGACCACCCTCGGCCGGCTGGTCCTCGACGGCTGCGGGGCGCCGATCGGATGA
- a CDS encoding acyl-CoA dehydrogenase family protein produces the protein MSRLQQTEGLTDVQEEILKTVRAFVEAEILPVATELEHQDEYPTQIVEGLKELGLFGLMIPEEYGGLGESLLTYALCVEEIARGWMSVSGIINTHFIVAYMLLQHGTDEQKQKYLPRMATGDVRGAFSMSEPGCGSDVSAIKTKAVKDGESYTINGQKMWLTNGGSSNLVAVLVKTDEGQDSVYKNMTTFLVEKEPGFGEVDQGLTVPGKIEKMGYKGVDTTELIFDGYRIDAAQILGGVPGKGFYQMMDGVEVGRVNVAARGCGVARRAFELGISYAQQRETFGKKIAEHQAVLFRLADMAVKVEAAHELMVKAARKKDAGSRNDFEAGVAKYLASEYCSQVVEDSFRIHGGYGFSKEYEIERLYREAPMLLIGEGTADIQRMIIGRRLLEDYKL, from the coding sequence ATGAGCAGGTTGCAGCAGACCGAGGGACTGACCGACGTCCAGGAGGAGATCCTCAAGACGGTCCGGGCCTTCGTCGAGGCGGAGATCCTGCCGGTGGCCACCGAGCTGGAGCACCAGGACGAGTACCCGACCCAGATCGTCGAGGGGCTGAAGGAGCTCGGCCTGTTCGGGCTGATGATCCCCGAGGAGTACGGCGGCCTGGGCGAGTCGCTGCTCACCTACGCGCTCTGCGTCGAGGAGATCGCCCGCGGCTGGATGAGCGTGTCCGGCATCATCAACACGCACTTCATCGTCGCGTACATGCTGCTGCAGCACGGCACCGACGAGCAGAAGCAGAAGTACCTGCCGCGGATGGCGACCGGCGACGTGCGCGGCGCGTTCTCGATGTCCGAGCCGGGCTGCGGCTCCGACGTCTCCGCGATCAAGACCAAGGCCGTCAAGGACGGTGAGAGCTACACGATCAACGGCCAGAAGATGTGGCTGACCAACGGCGGCTCGTCGAACCTGGTCGCCGTCCTGGTGAAGACCGACGAGGGCCAGGACTCGGTCTACAAGAACATGACCACGTTCCTGGTCGAGAAGGAGCCGGGCTTCGGCGAGGTCGACCAGGGCCTGACGGTCCCGGGCAAGATCGAGAAGATGGGCTACAAGGGCGTCGACACGACCGAGCTGATCTTCGACGGCTACCGGATCGACGCCGCCCAGATCCTCGGCGGCGTGCCCGGCAAGGGTTTCTACCAGATGATGGACGGCGTCGAGGTCGGCCGGGTGAACGTGGCCGCGCGCGGCTGTGGCGTGGCCCGGCGGGCCTTCGAGCTCGGCATCTCCTACGCCCAGCAGCGGGAGACGTTCGGCAAGAAGATCGCCGAGCACCAGGCGGTGCTGTTCCGGCTGGCCGACATGGCGGTCAAGGTCGAGGCCGCGCACGAGCTGATGGTGAAGGCGGCCCGGAAGAAGGACGCCGGCTCACGCAACGATTTCGAGGCCGGCGTCGCGAAGTACCTGGCCAGCGAGTACTGCTCGCAGGTCGTGGAGGACTCCTTCCGGATCCACGGCGGCTACGGGTTCTCCAAGGAGTACGAGATCGAGCGTCTGTACCGGGAGGCGCCGATGCTGCTGATCGGCGAGGGCACGGCCGACATCCAGCGGATGATCATCGGCCGGCGCCTGCTCGAGGACTACAAGCTCTGA
- a CDS encoding serine/threonine-protein kinase, whose protein sequence is MNGEVLAGRYRLLSLLGRGGAGEVWRGEDTVLARPVAIKLLRALDGDPMDEVQRFRIEAQAAARLQHPNVVATYDVGAADDQVFLVMELVTGTDLAQLMRSKGLPGTKLVADIAVQGSRALDAAHGAGIIHRDVKPANLLLAGDGTLKITDFGLAHAGGLNGATGQVLLGTAAYISPEQVTGGAATTASDWYSLGCVLYELLEGVPPYVADTVEGVLRQHLEAPVPPVRRTDEVPGLAGLVEQMLAKDPAQRPSSSAAVLALLSGSSTQVLPIAAPTPPPLEEELLGAPVEARTTSHVAPERRSLFTKVLVGAAVLVVGVMAAALLREGVSQDPPAQAGGTPTVAPTVASKVTTKPKATPTPTPKPKVTPSPKKTPKKSPSKPAETGTVGQLRTLAQLLRQGRQGEGSKAVREAAKDLDQAAKALGEDDDEEAAQQYRSALRRLGNAQRSGQWQPTPQQFVLIAAVNRDLGRSGYGQGDNEERDSDE, encoded by the coding sequence GTGAACGGCGAGGTACTCGCAGGGCGTTACCGGTTGCTCAGCCTGCTAGGGCGAGGTGGTGCCGGTGAGGTCTGGCGGGGCGAGGACACGGTGCTGGCGCGCCCGGTGGCGATCAAGCTGCTGCGCGCGCTCGACGGCGACCCGATGGACGAGGTCCAGCGGTTCCGCATCGAGGCCCAGGCCGCCGCCCGGCTGCAGCACCCGAACGTCGTCGCCACCTACGACGTGGGCGCCGCGGACGACCAGGTGTTCCTGGTGATGGAGTTGGTGACCGGCACCGACCTGGCCCAGCTGATGCGCAGCAAGGGTCTGCCGGGCACCAAGCTGGTCGCCGACATCGCCGTACAGGGTTCTCGCGCGCTGGACGCTGCGCACGGCGCCGGCATCATCCACCGCGACGTGAAGCCCGCCAACCTGCTGCTGGCCGGTGACGGCACGCTGAAGATCACCGACTTCGGCCTGGCCCACGCCGGCGGCCTGAACGGCGCCACCGGACAGGTCCTGCTCGGTACGGCGGCCTACATCTCCCCGGAGCAGGTCACCGGCGGCGCCGCCACGACTGCCAGCGACTGGTACTCGCTGGGCTGCGTGCTGTACGAGTTGCTCGAAGGCGTCCCGCCGTACGTCGCCGACACGGTCGAAGGCGTGCTCCGCCAGCACCTGGAGGCTCCGGTCCCGCCGGTACGGCGTACTGACGAGGTGCCCGGCCTGGCCGGCCTGGTCGAGCAGATGCTGGCCAAGGACCCCGCCCAGCGCCCGTCGTCCTCAGCAGCTGTCCTGGCTCTCCTGAGTGGGTCTTCAACTCAGGTACTGCCGATTGCTGCTCCAACTCCTCCTCCGCTGGAAGAGGAACTGCTGGGCGCGCCCGTCGAAGCCCGCACCACCAGCCACGTGGCACCTGAGCGGCGCTCCCTGTTCACCAAGGTGCTCGTCGGTGCCGCCGTACTGGTGGTCGGCGTGATGGCCGCGGCCCTGCTGCGTGAAGGCGTCTCCCAGGACCCGCCGGCCCAAGCAGGCGGTACGCCGACCGTCGCCCCGACCGTGGCGTCGAAGGTGACCACCAAGCCGAAGGCGACACCCACTCCGACGCCGAAGCCCAAGGTCACCCCGTCGCCGAAGAAGACCCCCAAGAAGTCGCCGTCGAAGCCGGCGGAGACCGGCACGGTGGGTCAGCTGCGGACGCTGGCCCAGCTGCTCCGCCAAGGCCGGCAGGGCGAGGGCAGCAAGGCCGTGCGCGAGGCGGCCAAGGACCTGGACCAGGCAGCCAAGGCGCTCGGCGAGGACGACGACGAAGAGGCCGCGCAGCAGTACCGCAGTGCGCTCCGCAGGCTCGGCAACGCACAGCGGAGCGGCCAGTGGCAGCCGACACCGCAGCAGTTCGTGCTGATCGCCGCGGTCAACCGCGACCTGGGCCGCTCCGGCTACGGCCAGGGCGACAACGAGGAGCGCGACTCCGACGAGTAG
- a CDS encoding peptidylprolyl isomerase, producing MKRSLVPALIATTLLAATLTTTPASATPAAPSGRPAPTVKCEFTPTPENPAARPVTVPKATAKAEGTVDVFFVTNYGPFVVRMNRATAPCGVHNFVHLVQSRFYDRTQCFRLTNSARLGVLQCGDIYRQEEGGPGYKFPDEVDGTETYPRGTVAYGNQGPGTNGSEFFVVHSFANIDPNYTVLGKVTFGMSTFDRIVAAGIADPDQDGPPTRPVRILKVLTLGR from the coding sequence ATGAAGCGATCACTTGTCCCTGCTCTGATCGCGACGACCTTGCTCGCCGCGACGCTGACCACGACGCCTGCCTCGGCCACGCCCGCCGCGCCGTCCGGCCGTCCCGCCCCGACGGTGAAGTGCGAGTTCACCCCGACACCGGAGAACCCGGCCGCCCGGCCGGTCACGGTGCCGAAGGCGACCGCGAAGGCCGAGGGCACCGTCGACGTCTTCTTCGTCACCAACTACGGCCCGTTCGTGGTCCGGATGAACCGCGCGACCGCACCGTGCGGCGTGCACAACTTCGTGCACCTCGTGCAGAGCCGGTTCTACGACCGGACCCAGTGCTTCCGGCTGACCAACTCCGCGCGCCTCGGCGTGCTGCAGTGCGGCGACATCTACCGCCAGGAGGAGGGCGGCCCGGGCTACAAGTTCCCCGACGAGGTCGACGGCACCGAGACCTACCCGCGCGGCACCGTTGCCTACGGCAACCAAGGCCCGGGCACCAACGGCAGCGAGTTCTTCGTCGTGCACTCGTTCGCCAACATCGACCCGAACTACACCGTGCTCGGCAAGGTCACCTTCGGCATGTCCACCTTCGACCGCATCGTCGCGGCCGGCATCGCCGACCCCGACCAGGACGGCCCGCCCACCCGCCCGGTCCGCATCCTCAAGGTCCTGACGCTGGGCCGCTGA
- a CDS encoding HpcH/HpaI aldolase/citrate lyase family protein: protein MGDETATKALRSRRSCLATPGSNPRFLAKAKGLDADQVFLDLEDSVAPIAKVDARKNIVAALNEGGWGSKVRVVRVNDWTTEWTYADVIEVVAGAGANLDCIMLPKVQTAEQVVALDLLLTQLEKVHGYEPGRIGIEAQIENALGLTNVNAIATASPRVETIIFGPADFMASINMKSLVVGEQPPGYDVGDAYHYILMQILMAARAHGKQAIDGPYLQIKDVDGFRRVAGRSAALGFDGKWVLHPDQIAAANEVYSPRQEDYDHSENILDAYDHFTSAAGGARGAVMLGDEMIDEASRKMALVISAKGRAAGMTRTNIWQPPTD from the coding sequence ATGGGTGACGAGACGGCCACCAAGGCGCTGCGGTCCAGGCGGTCCTGCTTGGCGACACCGGGGTCGAACCCGCGGTTCCTGGCCAAGGCGAAGGGGCTGGACGCCGACCAGGTGTTCCTCGACCTGGAGGACTCGGTCGCGCCGATCGCCAAGGTGGACGCCCGCAAGAACATCGTCGCCGCGCTGAACGAGGGCGGCTGGGGCAGCAAGGTCCGCGTGGTCCGGGTGAACGACTGGACCACCGAGTGGACGTACGCCGACGTGATCGAGGTCGTCGCCGGTGCCGGTGCGAACCTCGACTGCATCATGCTGCCGAAGGTGCAGACCGCCGAGCAGGTGGTCGCGCTGGACCTGCTGCTCACCCAGCTGGAGAAGGTGCACGGGTACGAGCCGGGGCGGATCGGGATCGAGGCGCAGATCGAGAACGCGCTCGGGCTGACCAACGTGAACGCGATCGCCACCGCGTCGCCGCGGGTCGAGACGATCATCTTCGGGCCGGCCGACTTCATGGCCTCGATCAACATGAAGTCGCTGGTCGTCGGCGAGCAGCCGCCCGGGTACGACGTCGGCGACGCCTACCACTACATCCTGATGCAGATCCTGATGGCGGCCCGCGCTCACGGCAAGCAGGCGATCGACGGCCCGTACCTGCAGATCAAGGACGTCGACGGCTTCCGCCGCGTCGCCGGCCGCTCGGCCGCGCTCGGCTTCGACGGCAAGTGGGTCCTGCATCCTGACCAGATCGCCGCCGCCAACGAGGTCTACTCGCCGCGGCAGGAGGACTACGACCACTCCGAGAACATCCTCGACGCCTACGACCACTTCACCTCGGCCGCCGGCGGCGCGCGGGGTGCGGTCATGCTCGGCGACGAGATGATCGACGAGGCCTCGCGCAAGATGGCGCTGGTCATCTCGGCGAAGGGCCGGGCGGCCGGGATGACCCGCACGAACATCTGGCAGCCCCCGACCGACTGA
- a CDS encoding winged helix-turn-helix transcriptional regulator, with translation MLRSTGLGTENEATYLALIRQGSTTAQELADRVGLSEADVLRAVDALQREGFVHRTPPPRELVVPVPPDLAVEQLVQRQEEELERVREAAYRLTAAAYNQASDRRTEELIEIVSGQTAVGLAFDRVQRTAREQMRELVAPPYAATAEVNRTQLARQAEGVAYRVVYDSSALSDELLAASAVSHVQAGEQARIVDDLPTKLAVADRELALLPLDWATPARDAALLVHPCGLLDALVALFETVWSRASPLVVTAKKTLLAEDSMSAEDRYLLSLLVAGLTDDAAGVRLGISRRTVARRVQLLMERTNSRSRLQLGWHARDRGWL, from the coding sequence ATGCTGAGATCCACTGGACTGGGGACCGAGAACGAGGCGACGTACCTGGCGCTGATCCGGCAGGGCTCGACGACCGCGCAGGAGCTGGCCGACCGGGTCGGGCTGTCGGAGGCGGACGTCCTGCGGGCCGTCGACGCGCTGCAGCGGGAGGGGTTCGTGCACCGGACGCCCCCGCCGCGTGAGCTGGTGGTGCCGGTGCCGCCTGACCTCGCGGTGGAGCAGCTGGTCCAGCGGCAGGAGGAGGAACTCGAGCGGGTCCGCGAGGCGGCGTACCGGCTGACTGCCGCGGCGTACAACCAGGCCAGCGACCGGCGGACCGAGGAGCTCATCGAGATCGTGTCCGGCCAGACAGCGGTCGGGCTGGCCTTCGACCGGGTGCAGCGGACGGCCCGGGAGCAGATGCGCGAGCTGGTCGCACCGCCGTACGCGGCGACGGCCGAGGTGAACCGGACGCAGCTCGCCCGGCAGGCGGAGGGCGTCGCCTATCGGGTCGTGTACGACAGCAGTGCGCTCAGCGACGAGCTGCTGGCGGCCAGCGCGGTCAGTCACGTGCAGGCCGGTGAGCAGGCGCGGATCGTGGACGACCTGCCGACCAAGCTGGCTGTCGCGGACCGGGAGCTGGCGCTGCTGCCGCTCGACTGGGCCACTCCGGCGCGTGACGCTGCGCTGCTGGTCCACCCGTGCGGTCTGCTGGACGCCCTGGTCGCGCTGTTCGAGACGGTCTGGTCCCGGGCCAGTCCGCTGGTGGTGACGGCCAAGAAGACGCTCTTGGCGGAGGACTCGATGTCCGCGGAGGACAGGTACCTGCTGTCGCTGCTGGTGGCCGGTCTGACCGACGACGCGGCGGGGGTCCGGCTGGGGATCAGCCGGCGGACTGTCGCGCGCAGGGTCCAGCTGCTGATGGAGCGGACCAACTCGCGGTCACGCCTCCAGCTCGGCTGGCACGCGCGGGACCGGGGCTGGCTCTGA
- a CDS encoding SigE family RNA polymerase sigma factor — protein MLGNHLLGKQRRDQEFSEYVATRRSRLVGTAYLLCGDRHQAEDLVQTALAKLYVAWPRVRRSDGADAYVRRILVNAGIDASRRAWRREHASSELPEQPVDEGLGLEDRDELMAALSTLAAGQRRIIVLRFWLGLSVEETAADLQITTGTVKSQSSKALQNLRGQLTDPRLAELMEDAS, from the coding sequence ATGCTGGGCAACCACCTGCTGGGCAAACAGCGGCGGGACCAGGAGTTCTCCGAGTACGTCGCGACCAGGCGGTCGCGACTGGTCGGCACCGCGTACCTGCTCTGCGGGGACCGCCACCAGGCCGAGGACCTGGTCCAGACCGCGCTGGCCAAGCTGTACGTCGCCTGGCCGCGGGTCCGGCGCTCGGACGGCGCGGACGCCTACGTCCGGCGGATCCTGGTCAACGCCGGGATCGACGCGAGCCGGCGGGCCTGGCGGCGCGAGCACGCGTCCAGCGAGCTGCCGGAGCAGCCGGTGGACGAGGGGCTCGGCCTGGAGGACCGCGACGAGCTGATGGCGGCGCTGAGCACTCTGGCGGCCGGCCAGCGGCGGATCATCGTCCTGCGCTTCTGGCTGGGCCTGTCCGTCGAGGAGACCGCCGCCGACCTGCAGATCACCACCGGCACGGTGAAGAGCCAGTCGTCGAAGGCCCTGCAGAACCTCCGAGGTCAGTTGACCGACCCCCGACTCGCAGAACTGATGGAGGACGCGTCATGA